The sequence GCGGGGGCTGGGCAGGGGTGGGGTCGGTCATCGGCCAGGCACTCGGGGGGAGCGAGAGACTATGCGATGACGCACCGCCCCGGAACCTTGGCCGCGGCCGGGCGCCTGGTGGCCCGGCCGCATGGCTTCGGCAAGCACTACTTCTTCTGCACCTTCGCCAGCTCGGTGCGCATGCGCGTCAGCAGCAGGTCCCACCCGCCCTGGTTGAGCAGCGGCTGCACCTGCGAGTCACGGATGTCCTGGAGCATGGAGGAGCCGAGCACCGTCACGTCCACCACCTTCCACGCGGCGGCGTCCTTCACGAGGCGGTACTTCAGCTTCATCTCCTGCGTCTTCAGCGGGTGCTTGATGAAGATGGTGGAGGCCACCGTCGCCTCGTTGCCCTTCACGTCGGCGGGCTCGTAGGTGATGGAGTCCAGGTTCTTGAAGTTCTCACGCACGCGGGGGAAGGCGATGCCCGCGAAGAGGCCCTGGAACAGCTCGATGAACTCCTTGCGCTGCGCGTCCGTGCCCTTGGTCCACGCATCGCCGAGCAGGAACTTCCCCTGCTCCTCGCTGCCGAAGAGCTTGAGGGCGGCCGCGTCGCGCTCGTAGCGAACGGACTGCACCACCGTCTTCACCGGCTTGGCGACGGCGTCGTCCTTCGGCGCGCCGGCGAGCGCGGGGACGGCGAAGGCCATGGCGGCCAGGAAGGTGACGGTACGGAAGCGGGCGTTCATGTCGGGTTGATCCTCCAGGAGGAATGCGTGTTGCCTGTTAGCGCAAGGGAACGGCCGGCGCCTGTTGAAATTCATCGTCCCCTGGGGAGCGGCCGTGCGCCGGGGCCCGCCTGCCCGTGGGGCTCGAAATCGGGCGCGTAGGACGAATGAAGAGGACCTGCTGGGCGTTTGACTCCTCTAGGACCCCACGTTTAGTGTCCGGACCCTCGCGCACGGTTCCGCGCCAGTCTCAGAGACGACATGCCTACCGACTATTTGTTCACGTCCGAATCCGTCACCGAAGGCCACCCGGACAAGATCGCTGATCAGATCTCCGACGGTGTGCTGGATGCCATCATCGCCAAGGATCCGCAGGCGCGCGTCGCGGTGGAGACGCTCGTCAAGACGGGCCTCGCCATCGTCGCGGGCGAGGTGACGACGAACTGTTACGTGGACATCCCGCGCATCGTTCGCAGCACCATCTGCCGCATCGGCTACACCGACAGCTCCATGGGCTATGACGGCAACACCTGCGGCGTCATGGTGGCCATCGAAGGCCAGAGCCAGGACATCGCCCGTGGCGTCGACAACAAGAAGGACCAGGGCGCCGGCGACCAGGGCATGATGTTCGGCTTCGCGTGCGACGAGACGCCGGAGCTGATGCCCGCGCCGCTGCACTACGCCCACGCGCTGACCCGCCGTCTGGCGGACGTGCGCCGCAAGCAGCACCCCTGGATTCGCCCGGACGGCAAGAGCCAGGTGACGGTGCAGTACGTGGATGGCCGCCCCGTCCGCATCGACGCGGTGGTGGTGTCCACGCAGCACGCCGAGGAGGTCTCCAACAAGAAGATCCAGGAGGCCATCCGCGAGGACGTCATCGCGAAGGCGCTGCCGAAGAAGCTCATCGACAACAAGACCAAGTTCTTCATCAACCCCACCGGCCGCTTCGTGGTGGGTGGTCCCATGGGCGACTCCGGCGTGACGGGCCGGAAGATCATCGTGGACACCTACGGCGGCATGGGCCGTCACGGCGGCGGCGCGTTCAGCGGCAAGGACCCGTCCAAGGTGGACCGCTCGGCCGCGTACATGGGCCGCTACATCGCGAAGAACGTGGTGGCCGCGGGCCTGGCGAAGCGCTGCGAGGTGCAGGTGTCCTACGCCATCGGCGTGGCCGAGCCGGTCAGCGTGATGGTGGAGACCTTCGGCACCGCCACGGTCCCCGAGGAGCGCATCGCCAAGGCCGTGCGCGCGACGTTCGGCCTCCGGCCGCGCGAAATCACCGAGCACCTGGACCTGCTGCGGCCCATCTACCAGAAGACCGCCGCCTACGGTCACTTCGGCCGCACCGAGAAGGAGTTCACCTGGGAGCGCACCGACAAGAAGGACGCCCTGCGTGATGCCGCCAGTGGCACGGGCTCGCGCCGCCTGAAGGCGGTCTGAGCTTCCGGCTCCCGTTGAGCTGAATCCGCGCGCCTGTCCCTCCTGGGGGCAGGCGCGCGTTTCGTTTCAGGGGTTCTTCAGAGCAGGCCCCGGGCCTTCAGCGCGTCGATGGCGGAGGCGAGCGCGGGGTGGGGCGTCTGCTTCTTCCCTGGCGGTGACTGCACGGCGCTGACGAAGACGTAGCGCCCGCGCGGCGTGGCGACGTGGCCGATGAGCCAGGAGATGTCGCCTTCGGGTTGCGGGTACGTGCCCGTCTTGCAGCTCAGCACCGCGCCGTCCTTCCACGGGCCGCCCATGTTGATGCCGTCGCGGGTGTTGGCCACGGTGTCCGGGCCCTGTACCAGCGTGGCCTTCACGGCCTCCAGCGTCTTCGCGCTGACGGGCAATTCACCGCGGTACATGCGCGCGAGGAAGTCGAGCTGCTCGTCCGGGGAGATGCGCAGCGGGCCGCCGAGCCAGAAGCGCGTGATTTCGCCGGAGGCGTCCGCGTTGCCGTAGCGGAAGCGCTTCAGCCATTCCTCCATGCGCTGCTGGCCAATCTGCTTCGCGGTGCCCTGGAAGAACCAGACGGCGGAGCGGCGCATCGCCGTGTCGAGCGTCTGGTCCTGGTTCCACATCTCCACGGCGTACTTCGTGCCGTCCCACTTGCGGACCTCGGTGGGGCCGGAGAGGACGCCCGTTTCGAGCGCGATGAGCGCGTGGGGCACCTTGAAGGAGGAGGCGGGGACGATGCGCTTCGCGCACTTCTCCGCGTCGTTGCGAGCCACGGCGCCCGTGTCGAGGTCCATGAGGAGGAAGCAGCCGGGATGGGCCGGCGCGGGCCTTGGTGGCGCGGCGGCGCAGAGGGAGGAGGCGAGGGTGAGCACGAGCAGCGTGGCGCGGTGGCGTTGGGACATGGGGTGGCTCCTGGGGTGGGTGGGGCCTGCAGCAAGGTGTGGGCCAGCCTGCGTGCAGAGGTGGAGGGTGTGGGGCGCGTGGTCCGGTGGACACGAAGGCGTGTGCCTCCGCCCGCGTCGGGTGTTCGCCATGGCGTTGCATCTGAGCGGACTTCACGGGCGGCGAAGTCGTACGCAGGGCAAGTGAAAGTCGCGGCGGGGGTGGAAGGGGCGTAGCGTCGTAGCGGGAAGATTCACGGGTGCCGCCGTTGGTTGGGCGTGAGCAGCCATGGCGCACAGGTAGGGAGCTCCAAGTTGGTCGAGGACACGCCTCGTTCCTGGAGTCCGTGGCTGCGCCGGGCGATGTGGATGCTCATGGCCGCCACGGCGGGAGTGGTGGCCGCGACGGTGGGCCTGCCGGCCCTGCGCGGTGCCACACGTGAGTCGGTGTCTCCGGCGCTGTTCCTCGCGGACTCGCCCACGCGCGCGATTGAAGCACGGGTGAGCTATCCGGGAGCGGATGTGCACCGTCCCTATGGGCCGATGCGCTCGGGGGATGCGGGGGCGTTGCCTCCGGCGCCGCTGCGGGAGCTGGCGCGGATGGAGGCGGAAGGGGATGTGCACGGGCTGGCCGCTGCGTACCTGGTGCGCGGCAACACGCAGATGGCGGCGCCGTATTTGGCGAAGGCGGAGGACTCGCCGGATGTGGCCAGTGACAAGGCCCTGCTCGCGCTGGACAAGAAGGACTACGCGAAGGCGCTGGAGCTGCTGGAGGGGGCGCTGAAGGCGGACCCGAAGCATGCGCAGGCGCTGTGGAACCGTGGACTGGTGTTGAAGGAACTGGAGCTGTGGGCGCTGGCGGCGCAGTCGTTCGACGCGGTGGCCGCGCTGGAGGAGCACGGGTGGGCGGCGGAGGCACGGGCGCGGGCGGAGTCGCTGCGTGGGCGGCTCGTGGACCACTGGCGTGAGTATTGGGATGTCTCGGAGGCGCTTGCCGTCGGCGAGATTCGCGTTCCTCCGGAGATGCTCCAGGAACGCCCTGGCCTCTTTCGCGCGAGCTTGTACGAGGCCATCCGCAGCGCCCCCTCGGCGGAGAAGCTCCATGCCTTGTGGCCGCTCGCCGAGGCGCTGGATACGCGTTATGGAGAGTCCTCTCTCCGTGATGCCATCCGCTGGGCGGAGGCCCGGGACTTTCGTCGACGTGGGCCGCTGGCCGCGCACTACCTGGAGCTGTATCGCACGCACACCGTCTCGGGTGGACTGCCTGCGTACCTGGATGAGCTGAGCCGGGCTGGAGAGCGTGACTTGTACATGGGCGTGCTCCTGCGCGAGCGGAAGGTCCAGGAGCACATGGACACCTTCGCGGAACTCGCCGCGCAGGTGGGAGACCCCTGGTTCCTGCTCCTTGCTGAGTACGAGAGGGCGTTGGGGGCCATCAACCGCGGGGACCTCCTCCAGGCAGAGCAGTTCCTCTTGCATGCGGTGGAGCGCTGCGAGGCACATCCCATTGGCTATCGGTGCATCCCCATCGAGTCGCAGCTGGGTGACCTCTACCGCCAGCTTCACCGTCTGCCTGAGTCCAATAAGCACACGCTGGCGGCGCTCAGGGGGTATTCATGGGATAGCCGCTGGAGCGAAACACAGCATCTGTTGCAACTGGGGCAGACCGCTCGTTACCTCGAGGACGCAGCGCTGGCGTGGGCCTATCTCGAGGAGGCGCTCGTCCGCAATCCGGAGGACTGCCGCATCCGCCACTTCGTCCGTGCGAACGACGCATTGGCGTTGATGGCGAGGTTCGCCGCCACGGAGGCGCGTGAGCGCATGGCCCAGGCACTGGCGTGCAAGGAGCCGCTCTCCATGGCGGGAGCCAAGACATTGGCGGACCTGGCTCGCGTGCTTCCCGATGCGGCTCAGGACCAGCGCCTGCTGGAAGGACTCGCGGCCAGGCGCAGCCAGGGCCAGCTCTCCCCCGGCGAGCTGGCGCTCGCGACGCACATCGAGGGGCGCTTCTACGTGGAGCGCGACCGGAAGCGGGGTGAGGAGTTGCTCCAGCGTTCCATCGCGCTGGCGCGAGAGTTGCCCGGCGACAACGTCGATGCGCGCAAGACACGAGCCTATAGCTACGCCTCCCTGATGCTCGCGGCCGCGAAGGCCGGCGAGTTCGAGCGGGCACTTACACTGTTCGGCGAGGAGCTGGGGGGAGAGCTCCCCCGGAAGTGCATGGTGGCCGTGACGGTGGATGAGGAGCGCACGCTCATCGTCGCACTTGGACCCGATGGGCAGATGAGAGGCCACTACGACGCGAGCCGCGCGGCTCCTCTCGGTGAGGACGTGCGTGGGCTGATACCGGAGGCGATGGTGGCCCCGCTGCGCGCCTGCGAGCAGGTGCATGTGGTGGCCCGCCCTCCGTTGCACGGTCGCGCGGGTCTGCTGCCCGCCGATGTGGCGTGGTCCTACTACTTCCTCCGGCCGACGCTGCCACCGCCGACTTTCGGACCGGTCCGTCGTCTGGTGGTGGCGGACGTGACCGCTCCCGCTGCCCTCGGGCT comes from Pyxidicoccus parkwaysis and encodes:
- the metK gene encoding methionine adenosyltransferase — protein: MPTDYLFTSESVTEGHPDKIADQISDGVLDAIIAKDPQARVAVETLVKTGLAIVAGEVTTNCYVDIPRIVRSTICRIGYTDSSMGYDGNTCGVMVAIEGQSQDIARGVDNKKDQGAGDQGMMFGFACDETPELMPAPLHYAHALTRRLADVRRKQHPWIRPDGKSQVTVQYVDGRPVRIDAVVVSTQHAEEVSNKKIQEAIREDVIAKALPKKLIDNKTKFFINPTGRFVVGGPMGDSGVTGRKIIVDTYGGMGRHGGGAFSGKDPSKVDRSAAYMGRYIAKNVVAAGLAKRCEVQVSYAIGVAEPVSVMVETFGTATVPEERIAKAVRATFGLRPREITEHLDLLRPIYQKTAAYGHFGRTEKEFTWERTDKKDALRDAASGTGSRRLKAV
- a CDS encoding Tgt2/MlaC family protein, yielding MNARFRTVTFLAAMAFAVPALAGAPKDDAVAKPVKTVVQSVRYERDAAALKLFGSEEQGKFLLGDAWTKGTDAQRKEFIELFQGLFAGIAFPRVRENFKNLDSITYEPADVKGNEATVASTIFIKHPLKTQEMKLKYRLVKDAAAWKVVDVTVLGSSMLQDIRDSQVQPLLNQGGWDLLLTRMRTELAKVQKK
- a CDS encoding penicillin-binding transpeptidase domain-containing protein; this translates as MSQRHRATLLVLTLASSLCAAAPPRPAPAHPGCFLLMDLDTGAVARNDAEKCAKRIVPASSFKVPHALIALETGVLSGPTEVRKWDGTKYAVEMWNQDQTLDTAMRRSAVWFFQGTAKQIGQQRMEEWLKRFRYGNADASGEITRFWLGGPLRISPDEQLDFLARMYRGELPVSAKTLEAVKATLVQGPDTVANTRDGINMGGPWKDGAVLSCKTGTYPQPEGDISWLIGHVATPRGRYVFVSAVQSPPGKKQTPHPALASAIDALKARGLL
- a CDS encoding CHAT domain-containing protein encodes the protein MAATAGVVAATVGLPALRGATRESVSPALFLADSPTRAIEARVSYPGADVHRPYGPMRSGDAGALPPAPLRELARMEAEGDVHGLAAAYLVRGNTQMAAPYLAKAEDSPDVASDKALLALDKKDYAKALELLEGALKADPKHAQALWNRGLVLKELELWALAAQSFDAVAALEEHGWAAEARARAESLRGRLVDHWREYWDVSEALAVGEIRVPPEMLQERPGLFRASLYEAIRSAPSAEKLHALWPLAEALDTRYGESSLRDAIRWAEARDFRRRGPLAAHYLELYRTHTVSGGLPAYLDELSRAGERDLYMGVLLRERKVQEHMDTFAELAAQVGDPWFLLLAEYERALGAINRGDLLQAEQFLLHAVERCEAHPIGYRCIPIESQLGDLYRQLHRLPESNKHTLAALRGYSWDSRWSETQHLLQLGQTARYLEDAALAWAYLEEALVRNPEDCRIRHFVRANDALALMARFAATEARERMAQALACKEPLSMAGAKTLADLARVLPDAAQDQRLLEGLAARRSQGQLSPGELALATHIEGRFYVERDRKRGEELLQRSIALARELPGDNVDARKTRAYSYASLMLAAAKAGEFERALTLFGEELGGELPRKCMVAVTVDEERTLIVALGPDGQMRGHYDASRAAPLGEDVRGLIPEAMVAPLRACEQVHVVARPPLHGRAGLLPADVAWSYYFLRPTLPPPTFGPVRRLVVADVTAPAALGLPSLNAWDGAPQEGTTLLSGTDATPSRMLEAMESATEVEVHAHGLVNPNLSEASLLVLSPEEKGRYALTAGEVQVRRLREHPLVILAACKAAHGAPWMHERFSLPVAFIEAGARTVLAATVDVPDAEAGPFFNAVRERIRRGVNAAVALRDVRMEWLKRDPESWVRAVLVFD